In Saccharomyces paradoxus chromosome XVI, complete sequence, the genomic stretch GGTAGCACGGTTTCATTACCTACTGAAAGGTCCGACTATTTCAATTGAGTAACATAAGGACGATTCCAGAAATTCTCTCACCTGGTCTTGCTGTGGACCTACAAATGCGCATTCCATATCTGATCGTTATTATGGAATACGAATTATTGCtcgatgaaaaaaaacctcTGAAAGGATATATCCATCCCTCTTAGTTTAGACAGCCTCCAGCTTCTTAAAAAAGTTACCGTTGTAAACTAATATTCAGCCTTGCGGAAACTTAAAATTGCTGGCCTTAATTCTAAATTCTCTCCCATTTTGACCACCCTACTTTCCATGGAATATACTCTTCTCATCTCCATCTTCTACAGTCTTCTAACGACACTACATATCTCGGAGACACATGGTTTGCTATTATAAGAGGGAAGGATGAAATGTATTGGTTGATTTCCATTATAAACGGGAAAGAAACCTGCGCTAATGGAAGGGGTCTGGTCacagagaaaaagaatatgtACCTATTTAAGCAAAATGTTTGCAGTAACAAAGGTTTTTCTAGAAAAAACGATTGCAGATAATTTCACTAGCCGTAACCTTTCTGACCTTAGCCTCCGAACGAACCTATGTCGCCCATATCACCTAAATTTGGGCCGTGGCCATATTTGAGGAGTGCAGTCATTCATATTACTAGATAGATCCATTTTCATCCTCACAGGCAAAGTGCACGAAAACCAGCCTAATTGAAGGAAACCTTAAAATCACGCACAATGAAACCATGCAATACAAGTTTGTGGCTTAGTATCACGTGAGAATAAGTAAGGCTGTCTCAATTAATCACACgatactttttcaataccTTCGCCcgtttgctttttttttattaggCGAAGATATCAAGCTGGAGTTAACGACCGGAAATACCCGGAGTTCATATTAAAGTTTGTAGAGCAGCATATTAGCCAAGAATCACGCCTAAGTTCACCTAGGTGGTATGGTATGGTCAGTCGCGTATCTGTGCTAATACGTGCCACAAAgtaatctttcaaaagttctttCGTATTTGGGTCATCAAAGATGTACACTACGCATATTATAGGTGATGCCCAATCCTATCCTGAACAAACGTCGAATTAGTATGCAGcaataaaataaagaacaGTCGCTTTACCGtccccccccccccccccccccccccccccgCCTTATGCGAAGCATAAGCTAATCCCTGCTTAGAGTCTTTTTCACCATTTTTCCGTAGCTTAAATCCGTCATGCAAATTCTAGACTCTTTACTCTGTTTTTTAAGCAGCACTTGTGGAAGAGtaaaaactttctttttttcagatttcCTTCTTGGATTCAAGCCAAGGTAATCTTCGtatgtttttgaatgacTGGTTATGGCTAACACTAAAAATACCGACATATCCCCATGACACCGCGATGGGTGCTTGCGACGCGGCAATTAAGAGTCGTCATTGCATTGTTCACGCTCAAGAAATTCATACCTGCACTGCCGTCCGGATGACTGCCTGAGTCCTGCATCAGTgtacatttttttgctgCGATTTAGGCCACTCCGGGTTTAATATCCGTTCCTGTACCTGAAGTATATTACACAAGGCAGTAGAAACAGAGCTTCGAGAAGTTTTCTGTGCtatggaaaaaagaaaacaaaccaacagtcaaaaatttctgtCTTGAAGAAATATGAGTATTGTGAGACAGTCATGCGATTGCTGTCGTGTTCGTCGAGTGAAGTGCGACAGGAATAGACCATGTAATCGCTGCCATCAGCGCAATTTGAAATGCACATATTTACAACCGTTAAGAAAGCGAGGCCCGAAGTCCATCGGAGAAAGCAGCTTTGAGAGATTGGCAGAAATGCAGATGGTGAGTAcgaataataatattacgACCGCTCCGGTGGTATGTAAGAAGGTTCCGAAGAAGCTGATCGATCAATGTCTGAGACTATATCACGATAGACTATACGTTATCTGGCCTATGCTTTGCTACGATGATCTTTACAAACTTTTGGAGGAAAAGTATGAGGACTGCAGCACTTATTGGTTTTTAGTGTCTCTTTCGGCAGCAACGCTCAGCGATCTGCATACTGAAGTGGAATATAAAGAGggtgttttttttactggAGAACAATTATGTACTCTCTGTATGTTATCGCGACGGTTTTTCGACGACCTCAGTAATAGCGACATATTTCGAATTATGACATACTATTGTTTGCATCGTTGTTATGCACAATTTGCCGAAACGAGAACTTCATACAGACTTTCTTGTGAGGCTATCGGCCTCATCAAGATAGCCGGATTCCATCGGGAAGAAACCTATGAGTTTCTTCCGTTCGATGAGCAACAACTCATACGTAAGGTATACTATCTGCTTCTCATGACAGAAAGATACTATGCCGTATACATTAAATGTGTCACAAGTCTGGATACCACTATTTCTCCGCCGCAACCCGAGATTGTGACTGACTCTCGACTTTCCTTAGATAGTTTTCTTGAGGTGATTAGGGTATTCACTGTTCCtggaaaatatttttatgatGCTTTGGCTACCAACAGTGTTAATGATTCCTATACGGAAGACTCTTTAAAAAGGATATGGAATGAACTTCATACGACATCACTTGCTATAGAACCATGCTCATACGGATACATAGACTATCACTTTTCTCGGCACTGGGTCAGAACGCTCGCATGGAAACTGGTCCTACATAAGAAAGGTATGCGGCtaaatttgttttcaaataCTATTGTTACGCACATACCAGTCGAAATTGCTAAGGATATGTTACGGGATACACTCTTAACTCCGATCGACCTATATGATGTGCACGGTCCTGGCATACCGATGAAGGCACTAGAAATAGCCAATGCATTAATAGATGTCGTAAGTAAGTATGATCATAATATGAAGTTGGAGGCTTGGAATGTTTTGTGCGATGTATCTAAGTTCGTTTTTTCCCTGAAACACTGTAATCATAAAATGtttcaaagattttcaaCTAAGTGCCAAAGCGCGCTAATCGATCTACCTATCCCCAGACCATTGCGACTAAGTGATGATTCCAAGGATGACGCCGACATTATTCCTTAAATGAACTGTATTTTCTACCGGTTACAATATCTTGTGGactaataattttttctgaatgaactttttgtttttgtgaggaaaaactttattacgatctattttttataaatgCGTACTAAGGTATTAAATAGAGATCCAATTTATGACTCTAAAGTAGTTATCTCCAACCATCTAATTTGTGCAATTTTGCGACATACAAAGCCAATGCTGTCGGATACATTAGTCTCCGTACCCTTCGCGGATTGCCTGTCTTAATAGCTCCATTCCAATACACTTTTTTagcaaaataaaacaaagaagattAAGGAAAACGGCTACATACTACGACCCTACTCCTGTACAACAGAATTTGGTCTTTCTTCCAAGAACTTAAACAAAGATAGTGAGTGATATTTACAGAACattgtaaaaaaatattggttCCATTCTGTGGATTGCCAAGCCCGTAAAGGACATTTCTGGTATAtcatatatacataataGCAATACATTCataaaaatggaattcGAAAACTTATCTCGAAATTTACCCGTTTCTCAAATCTTATTTAATAAACATGAGCGAAATTCTTTGGTGTGAATAATTGAAGAAAGCTCAACAATATTGTACTTCAGAAAAGAATGTTATAATATGATAAATTGTTAAAAACTCCATTGTTCgatggaaaaaaagctaGGACTATCAGCATGCGATGTTTTCAATGCAAAATTTAAGCTGTCGGTccgttttatttttttcattgaaaacTGGTTAGAGTGGTTGATAAACGGCTGCGCTTcgtaaaaagaaatgacaTCCTGGAACTACTTAAAATAGAAGTTTAAATCTCATAATCATGTCACCTGTTTGTACAGCACATAAGCTCCACCACTATCAGACATATATgcaatgaaaaatactttGAGTTTAACGTTATGTGTTATATCACTTTTATTGACCCTTTTTCTTGCGGCCCTGGATATTGTTATAGTGGTTACTTTATATGATACTATTGGCATTAAGTTTCATGACTTTGGGAATATTGGTTGGTTAGTCACTGGATATGCTCTTTCTAATGCTGTTTTCATGTTATTATGGGGCCGCTTGGCCGAAATACTTGGTACCAAGGAGTGCTTAATGATTTCTGTTattatatttgaaatagGGTCTTTAATTTCTGCTCTTTCGAATTCAATGGCGACTCTGATTAGCGGAAGAATTGTTGCCGGGTTTGGAGGAAGTGGAATTGAATCACTTGCTTTTGTAGTTGGAACGTCCATTGTCCGAGAAAACCACAGAGGAATTATGATAACAGCACTCGCTATATCGTATGTCATTGCAGAAGGAGTCGGGCCTTTTATTGGCGGTGCATTCAATGAACATTTGTCTTGGAGATGGTGCTTTTATATAAATCTTCCAATCGGTGCGTTTGCGTTCATAATATTGGCATTTTGTAATACATCTGGGGAACCACATCAAAAAATGTGGCTACCatcaaaaatcaaaaaaattatgaaCTATAACTATGGCGAATTGTTGAAAGTAagtttttggaagaatacATTCGAAGTACTTGTATTTAAACTAGACATGATTGgaattattttatcttcagCAGGTTTTACGCTACTGATGTTAGGTCTTTCATTTGGTGGAAACAATTTCCCATGGAATTCGAGTATcattatttccttttttaccGTGGGTCCGAtcttattgttattattttgtgtTTACgactttcattttctgcCATTATTGGGGCTTCACTACGACGACAAGCGGACCAAACCGTTACTGACATGGAATATTGCGTCAAATTGTGGCATATTTACAAGTTCTATAACAGGTTTCCTTTCTTGCTTTGCTTATGAATTACAGTCTGCTTATTTGGTCCAGCTTTATCAACTagtatttaaaaaaaaacctacATTAGCAAGTATACATCTTTGGGAGCTATCAATTCCAGCCATGCTTGCAACTATGGCCATAGCATACCTGAACGCAAAATATGGGATCATCAAACCAGCAATTGTTTTTGGTGTGCTTTGCGGGATCGTTGGATCGGGATTATTTACGCTAATCAATGGTGAGCTCTCTCAGTCAATTGGTTATTCCATTCTACCAGGAATTGCTTTTGGTAGTATCTTCCAGGCAACGTTATTGAGCTCTCAGGTGCAGATAACGTCAGATGACCCAGACTTTCAAAACAAGTTTATTGAAGTCACAGCTTTCAACTCGTTTGCCAAATCCTTGGGTTTTGCATTTGGAGGAAATATGGGAGCAATGATATTTACTGCATCACTCAAAAACCAGATGCGCTCTTCTCACTTAAATCTACCACAATTTACATCTGTAGAAACACTTTTAGCGTATAGCACAGAACATTATGGTGGCCCCCAATCTTTACTATCAAAGTTTATAAACACAGCTATCCATGACGTTTTTTACTGCGCCTTAGGGTGCTATGGTCtttcattcttctttggaatATTTACTTCGAGtaagaaaacaacaatatcAGCCAAAAAGCAACAATGAACAATTTTCGAACGTAAAATTAACTTATTATAGTTAAGTAAAACTAAACAGCACTTATATATTATCTAATATCAGACGACACGGTCTTTCATCGGTCGTTCAATGATTATCGCTATTTTTAGGCAAACCTGATTGCCTCGAGAAAAGTTAATATCGATCTATTGAGGATATAGCATTGGAGTTTAAAGATATAATCAAGGCCCGTAATCACATAATGCCCCGTGGTTAGGATATCATTACTACTATCAATGCTGCTTCCTAAACCAGCAGAAAGTTGATCAGTTGCATAAAATTTAAATCTGTTCTTAGATGCATCTACATAACATTCACATTAAAGGTGGGCTTTCAGTTGAGCCGGTGTTAATGAATCTTGTAGGATGGAAAACGAAGATCCGGACTTGATGAGGCTGCTCGCTCAGAGAGCATTTCCTAAGCCTGATTTAATTAACATGGGAATTTTAACCATACTGAGCCGGATTAGCGATCATTTTGTTAGCAACTAGAGTAATATTTTCATGTGAGACTCCAACTGCGAAATCGTCAAGTTGATAAGCCATGAAATCACCAATATCAAAGATAACAATCCAACTGGAAAAATTATTCTCGGCATATGGGTGATGATAAAAAGCGTGGCTCAACAAACACCAGTGCTGGTTATTATCTGTAAAATTTGATTAGATTTCAAGGAAATTAAGGAAACGCGAATTTTCATAGCTGGATACCACCAATGATATATCTCTGCAATTTGCCACATCCCTTGCTAAATAAAAATCTGTTTGAAATTGCTTTCCTTGTTAGCCTGCCATACTTTAATTGAATAAAAGCTCCGTATATGCTTCTTAAAAATAAGCAAAAGATCCAGCCGACTCATTTCCTGTATTTCTAAGGGGAAATGCGTAGGGAAGACCAATTTCATGACGATAGATTGAAACGGCAATCAACatctgaagaaaagaaagtagTATGACAGCTTGATGTTTTATCTCATTTACTACTTTAATGACTTCGTACAACTTCACTGAGCTAATTTACGCCATTTTGACGCAGATTATGATATTCATTTCTTGAGATAGGAAGTCGACTGGcataaaaataatcaaTGCCTACTCTTTCAAAGAgaaagtttttgaaaacacaGTACGTTTACAAAACGAGATCAATGAAGGTTGTAGCTACATGCTCTTCACCAGACTAATATATCCTCTTAGTAAAGCGCTATATAATAGCAACTcaatattttgtaaataCAATAAGGTTAACAGCGttattcattttcgtcTGCTAATATTCATTTGCAATTTGCAgttcaacttttcaatgatgATTTAGAACGATCTAACACTGAAAGttgaagtttttcaaaaatttgctgTAAAATTTGACCGATTTGTGAGATTCTTCCTGGCTGTCAGAATATGGGGCcgtagtatattatcagaCCTGTTGCTTTAAGAGGTGATGGTGATAGGCGTTGAGTATGTGTAGTGTTTGACCCGAGGGTATGGTTTTCACAAGTACTGCGCACTGTATTGTGAAAGCAGCTTCGAGGTGCGTGATTAAAAAAGGCGACCAAGAATAAACAGGTACATCATAACGGGGGCCATTTGATTGCATTTATCAGGATTTGTAACCTTGTTCTAAAGAGGCATCGTATAGTTTAAGTTCATTTTCCACCCAATTTGATGACGGTGTGGACCTTAACCTATTGTCTTGAAATTTAGGTTATCTCTTAGATATCACATGTGATTATATTCCTCAAAATGAATAATCATCTTCCTTGCTACAGTAATATTAATGAACGACTTAAAATGCATAATCTCTTAAACGATTGAGTATATAAAATTTACAAGGgctgattttttttgcaaagCGTATAAATGGTAGCGAGACGATGTTTCTTTAAAGTTATCTATTGActtaaaaaaacaaatcaTCTAGTAACACAATGGTAAACTTAGCTAACGTTTTAACCAACGCGACTGCAGCTACGCTGAGCGCATGGTCTAATACAGTTCCGTTAGAGacatattttcattttgatgaGGCATCAGGATTTGGCGACTACTATTTGAATGTATCCGTAATCTGGATGAATGAAACCCTTTATGAAACCAGAATTATCCCAGCTATTATCAATGTCCGCGAATGGCTTGACGATATGGAGGCAAACGATCCTTCACCCAGTGTAAGTAACCCATACGAAACTTCAGGTTATTATGCCTTTTCAACAGTAGTACCTGTTTTAATGGGGAATATGAAAGTAGCATAAATGCTCACAAAAGTGCATTGACTGTTCTGGAATGTACATGGTATGCAAGAGG encodes the following:
- a CDS encoding putative maltose-responsive transcription factor (maltose-responsive transcription factor~similar to YPR196W), which gives rise to MSIVRQSCDCCRVRRVKCDRNRPCNRCHQRNLKCTYLQPLRKRGPKSIGESSFERLAEMQMVSTNNNITTAPVVCKKVPKKLIDQCLRLYHDRLYVIWPMLCYDDLYKLLEEKYEDCSTYWFLVSLSAATLSDLHTEVEYKEGVFFTGEQLCTLCMLSRRFFDDLSNSDIFRIMTYYCLHRCYAQFAETRTSYRLSCEAIGLIKIAGFHREETYEFLPFDEQQLIRKVYYLLLMTERYYAVYIKCVTSLDTTISPPQPEIVTDSRLSLDSFLEVIRVFTVPGKYFYDALATNSVNDSYTEDSLKRIWNELHTTSLAIEPCSYGYIDYHFSRHWVRTLAWKLVLHKKGMRLNLFSNTIVTHIPVEIAKDMLRDTLLTPIDLYDVHGPGIPMKALEIANALIDVVSKYDHNMKLEAWNVLCDVSKFVFSLKHCNHKMFQRFSTKCQSALIDLPIPRPLRLSDDSKDDADIIP
- the SGE1 gene encoding Sge1p (Plasma membrane multidrug transporter~similar to YPR198W), giving the protein MKNTLSLTLCVISLLLTLFLAALDIVIVVTLYDTIGIKFHDFGNIGWLVTGYALSNAVFMLLWGRLAEILGTKECLMISVIIFEIGSLISALSNSMATLISGRIVAGFGGSGIESLAFVVGTSIVRENHRGIMITALAISYVIAEGVGPFIGGAFNEHLSWRWCFYINLPIGAFAFIILAFCNTSGEPHQKMWLPSKIKKIMNYNYGELLKVSFWKNTFEVLVFKLDMIGIILSSAGFTLLMLGLSFGGNNFPWNSSIIISFFTVGPILLLLFCVYDFHFLPLLGLHYDDKRTKPLLTWNIASNCGIFTSSITGFLSCFAYELQSAYLVQLYQLVFKKKPTLASIHLWELSIPAMLATMAIAYLNAKYGIIKPAIVFGVLCGIVGSGLFTLINGELSQSIGYSILPGIAFGSIFQATLLSSQVQITSDDPDFQNKFIEVTAFNSFAKSLGFAFGGNMGAMIFTASLKNQMRSSHLNLPQFTSVETLLAYSTEHYGGPQSLLSKFINTAIHDVFYCALGCYGLSFFFGIFTSSKKTTISAKKQQ
- a CDS encoding uncharacterized protein (similar to YEL073C): MVNLANVLTNATAATLSAWSNTVPLETYFHFDEASGFGDYYLNVSVIWMNETLYETRIIPAIINVREWLDDMEANDPSPSVSNPYETSGYYAFSTVVPVLMGNMKVA